In a genomic window of Nomascus leucogenys isolate Asia chromosome 4, Asia_NLE_v1, whole genome shotgun sequence:
- the MC4R gene encoding melanocortin receptor 4, with translation MVNSTHRGMHTSLHLWNRSSYRLHSNASESLGKGYSDGGCYEQLFVSPEVFVTLGVISLLENILVIVAIAKNKNLHSPMYFFICSLAVADMLVSVSNGSETIVITLLNSTDTDAQSFTVNIDNVIDSVICSSLLASICSLLSIAVDRYFTIFYALQYHNIMTVKRVGIIISCIWAACTVSGILFIIYSDSSAVIICLITMFFTMLALMASLYVHMFLMARLHIKRIAVLPGTGAIRQGANMKGAITLTILIGVFVVCWAPFFLHLIFYISCPQNPYCVCFMSHFNLYLILIMCNSIIDPLIYALRSQELRKTFKEIICCYPLRGLCDLSSRY, from the coding sequence ATGGTGAACTCCACCCACCGTGGGATGCACACTTCTCTGCACCTCTGGAACCGCAGCAGTTACAGACTGCACAGCAATGCCAGTGAGTCCCTTGGAAAAGGCTACTCTGATGGAGGGTGCTACGAGCAACTTTTTGTCTCTCCTGAGGTGTTTGTGACTCTGGGTGTCATCAGCTTGTTGGAGAATATCTTAGTGATTGTGGCAATAGCCAAGAACAAGAATCTGCATTCACCCATGTACTTTTTCATCTGCAGCCTGGCTGTGGCTGATATGCTGGTGAGCGTTTCAAATGGATCAGAAACCATTGTCATCACCCTATTAAACAGTACAGATACGGATGCACAGAGTTTCACAGTGAATATTGATAATGTCATTGACTCGGTGATCTGTAGCTCCTTGCTTGCATCCATTTGCAGCCTGCTTTCCATTGCAGTGGACAGGTACTTTACTATCTTCTATGCTCTCCAGTACCATAACATTATGACAGTTAAGCGGGTTGGGATCATCATAAGTTGTATCTGGGCAGCCTGCACGGTTTCAGGCATCTTGTTCATCATTTACTCAGATAGTAGTGCTGTCATCATCTGCCTCATCACCATGTTCTTCACCATGCTGGCTCTCATGGCTTCTCTCTATGTCCACATGTTCCTGATGGCCAGGCTTCACATTAAGAGGATTGCTGTCCTCCCCGGCACTGGTGCCATCCGCCAAGGCGCCAATATGAAGGGAGCGATTACCTTGACCATACTGATTGGCGTCTTTGTTGTCTGCTGGGCCCCATTCTTCCTCCACTTAATATTCTACATCTCTTGTCCTCAGAATCCATATTGTGTGTGCTTCATGTCTCACTTTAACTTGTATCTCATACTGATCATGTGTAATTCAATCATCGATCCTCTGATTTATGCACTCCGCAGTCAAGAACTGAGGAAAACCTTCAAAGAGATCATCTGTTGCTATCCCCTGCGAGGCCTTTGTGACTTGTCTAGCAGATATTAA